The following are from one region of the Quercus robur chromosome 1, dhQueRobu3.1, whole genome shotgun sequence genome:
- the LOC126715089 gene encoding pentatricopeptide repeat-containing protein At2g01510, mitochondrial, protein MLFKTHPSKFYSLSHTQKSSIPPIQAFTTLLKSCSSSTYQLKQIHALLLTTGLSIKNRLITHLLTNLTLLGHMSYARQLFDEMHKPRTFLWNTLIKGYVKNELPIEAASVYRQMHLIGVRPDSFTYPFVVKACAQLPELWTGGAVHVHVMKYGLEFVSMVRTELMIMYVKFGEMGLAEFLFGSMVERDVVAWNALIAVCVQNGLASKALGLFHQMSLAGIKPDAVTIVSALSACGQLGCLEIGEETYGVARKKGIDCNIIVENARLDMYVKCGNTDMARTLFNKMLQRNVISWSTMILGYAINGETEKALALFSRMKNEGVQPNYVTYLGVLSACSHAGLVNEGWAYFNHMAQSGHKNSQPRKEHYACMVDLLGRSGHLEEAYNFIKSMPIEPDAGVWGALLGACAIHHDVKLGQQVADLLFEVAPDIASYHVIMSNMYAAVGRWDFVDKVRLKMRKKGVKKVAGYSSVEFNSEVHFFYGGDRSHPQSAYIYEKLEVLLKQIISIGYIPKTSSVFHDVETEEKEVTISTHSEKLAIAFGLINVRPEYPIRVMKNLRTCDDCHNFSKFVSKITMREIIMRDKIRFHHFRNGVCSCKDFW, encoded by the coding sequence ATGTTATTCAAAACTCATCCCTCCAAATTCTACTCTCTTTCTCACACCCAAAAATCCTCCATCCCACCAATACAAGCCTTTACAACCCTCTTAAAGTCATGTTCTTCCAGCACATACCAGCTCAAACAAATCCATGCTCTCCTCCTCACTACAGGTCTATCAATCAAGAACAGACTCATCACCCATCTGCTCACAAACCTTACACTCTTGGGTCATATGTCATACGCTCGCCAACTGTTCGACGAAATGCACAAGCCACGAACTTTCTTATGGAACACTCTCATTAAAGGGTATGTGAAAAATGAGCTTCCCATTGAAGCTGCTTCGGTTTATAGGCAAATGCACCTTATTGGTGTTCGTCCAGACTCCTTTACGTATCCATTTGTGGTCAAGGCATGTGCCCAATTGCCTGAATTATGGACCGGTGGGGCAGTCCATGTCCATGTGATGAAATATGGATTGGAGTTTGTTTCTATGGTGAGGACTGAGTTGATGATAATGTACGTGAAATTTGGGGAGATGGGTTTGgctgaatttttgtttgggagtATGGTAGAGAGGGATGTAGTGGCATGGAATGCGTTGATTGCAGTGTGCGTGCAAAATGGACTTGCCAGTAAGGCTCTTGGGTTGTTTCATCAAATGAGTTTGGCTGGAATTAAGCCTGATGCAGTGACAATTGTGAGTGCTCTTTCAGCGTGTGGTCAATTAGGTTGTTTGGAGATTGGGGAGGAAACATATGGAGTGGCAAGAAAAAAGGGGATTGATTGTAATATCATTGTTGAAAATGCACGGCTTGATATGTATGTTAAATGTGGTAACACTGACATGGCAAGGACCTTGTTTAATAAAATGCTTCAAAGGAATGTTATTTCATGGAGTACAATGATTTTAGGGTATGCGATCAATGGGGAAACTGAAAAGGCATTGGCTTTGTTCTCAAGGATGAAGAATGAGGGAGTGCAACCAAACTATGTTACCTATTTAGGGGTGCTATCAGCATGTAGCCATGCAGGGCTAGTAAATGAAGGCTGGGCGTATTTCAACCATATGGCTCAATCAGGTCATAAGAATAGTCAACCTAGAAAAGAACACTATGCTTGTATGGTTGATCTTCTTGGCCGGTCAGGACATCTTGAGGAGGCTTATAACTTCATTAAAAGTATGCCCATAGAGCCGGATGCAGGGGTTTGGGGGGCTTTGTTGGGCGCTTGTGCAATTCATCATGATGTCAAATTGGGGCAGCAAGTAGCAGACTTGCTCTTTGAAGTAGCTCCTGATATTGCGTCATATCATGTTATAATGTCTAACATGTATGCAGCAGTTGGGAGATGGGATTTTGTTGATAAGGTGAGactaaaaatgagaaagaaaggtGTTAAAAAAGTAGCTGGTTATAGCTCAGTTGAATTCAATAGTGAAGTTCATTTTTTCTATGGGGGAGACAGATCACACCCACAGTCAGCCTATATATACGAGAAGTTGGAGGTTTTACTTAAACAGATAATAAGTATAGGCTACATTCCCAAAACCAGTTCTGTGTTCCATGATGTGGAAACAGAGGAAAAGGAAGTCACGATTAGCACTCACAGTGAAAAACTTGCTATTGCATTTGGTCTTATCAATGTAAGACCTGAATATCCCATTAGGGTGATGAAGAATTTGAGGACTTGTGATGACTGCCATAATTTCTCTAAATTTGTCTCCAAAATTACAATGAGGGAGATTATCATGAGAGATAAGATCCGTTTTCATCATTTTAGGAATGGCGTTTGTTCATGCAAAGACTTTTGGTGA